A DNA window from Lutra lutra chromosome 8, mLutLut1.2, whole genome shotgun sequence contains the following coding sequences:
- the SEC61A2 gene encoding protein transport protein Sec61 subunit alpha — MGIKFLEVIKPFCAVLPEIQKPERKIQFREKVLWTAITLFIFLVCCQIPLFGIMSSDSADPFYWMRVILASNRGTLMELGISPIVTSGLIMQLLAGAKIIEVGDTPKDRALFNGAQKLFGMIITIGQAIVYVMTGMYGDPAEMGAGICLLIIIQLFVAGLIVLLLDELLQKGYGLGSGISLFIATNICETIVWKAFSPTTINTGRGTEFEGAVIALFHLLATRTDKVRALREAFYRQNLPNLMNLIATVFVFAVVIYFQGFRVDLPIKSARYRGQYSSYPIKLFYTSNIPIILQSALVSNLYVISQMLSVRFSGNFLVNLLGQWADVSGGGPARSYPVGGLCYYLSPPESMGAIFEDPVHVVVYIIFMLGSCAFFSKTWIEVSGSSAKDVAKQLKEQQMVMRGHRDTSMVHELNRYIPTAAAFGGLCIGALSVLADFLGAIGSGTGILLAVTIIYQYFEIFVKEQAEVGGMGALFF, encoded by the exons ATACCACTGTTTGGAATAATGTCATCAGATTCTGCAGATCCTTTCTACTGGATGAGAGTTATTCTTGCATCTAACAGAG GAACTTTAATGGAATTGGGTATCTCCCCAATTGTAACATCTGGTTTGATTATGCAGTTGTTAGCTGGAGCCAAAATCATTGAAGTTGGAGATACACCCAAAGATAGAGCTCTATTCAATGGAGCCCAGAAAC TATTTGGTATGATCATTACCATTGGGCAAGCCATTGTGTATGTCATGACGGGCATGTATGGGGATCCTGCTGAAATGGGTGCTGGCATCTGTCTCCTTATCATTATTCAG TTGTTTGTTGCTGGTTTGATTGTGCTGCTGTTAGATGAGCTGCTACAGAAGGGTTACGGCTTGGGGTCTGGTATTTCCCTCTTTATTGCCACCAACATCTGTGAAACCATTGTCTGGAAGGCCTTTAGTCCCACTACTATTAACACTGGCAGAG GTACCGAGTTTGAGGGTGCAGTCATAGCGCTCTTTCATTTACTGGCCACCAGGACAGACAAGGTCCGAGCTTTAAGGGAAGCTTTCTATCGTCAGAACTTACCCAATCTCATGAACCTCATCGCTACGGTCTTTGTGTTTGCCGTTGTTATATATTTTCAG ggaTTTCGTGTTGACTTGCCCATCAAGTCGGCCCGGTATCGAGGACAGTACAGTAGCTATCCCATCAAGCTCTTCTACACCTCGAACATTCCCATTATTCTCCAGTCGGCTTTAGTGTCAAACCTGTATGTTATTTCCCAGATGCTGTCTGTTCGATTTAGTGGCAactttttagtaaatttactaGGACAGTGGGCT GATGTCAGTGGGGGAGGACCTGCTCGTTCTTACCCAGTAGGAGGGCTTTGTTACTATCTTTCTCCTCCTGAGTCCATGGGCGCCATATTTGAGGATCCTGTCCATGTAGTTGTTTATATCATCTTCATGTTGGGATCATGTGCATTCTTTTCTAAGACATGGATAGAGGTGTCTGGTTCCTCAGCCAAAGAT GTAGCTAAGCAGCTTAAAGAACAGCAAATGGTAATGAGGGGCCACAGAGATACCTCTATGGTTCATGAGCTTAATAG GTACATCCCCACGGCGGCAGCGTTTGGTGGCCTGTGCATCGGTGCCCTGTCGGTGTTGGCTGACTTCCTCGGGGCTATTGGCTCCGGCACCGGCATCCTGCTTGCCGTCACTATTATTTatcagtattttgaaatttttgtcaaGGAACAGGCTGAAGTCGGTGGGATGGgtgctttgtttttctaa